In Methanosphaera sp. ISO3-F5, a genomic segment contains:
- a CDS encoding V-type ATP synthase subunit H, giving the protein MSSISDAIGVIRQAESDADSIVEEANKKSTEMIQEARAKTEAEIEAAKLEAQDQAKHIILAKEEEAGKEAVIITNQSEAHIKESLRGSENNVDAAADIIIETVL; this is encoded by the coding sequence ATGTCAAGTATTTCAGACGCTATCGGAGTAATCAGACAAGCAGAATCTGATGCTGATAGCATAGTCGAAGAAGCAAACAAAAAATCAACTGAAATGATCCAAGAAGCTCGTGCAAAAACAGAAGCAGAGATTGAAGCAGCAAAACTTGAAGCTCAAGACCAAGCTAAACACATAATATTAGCAAAAGAAGAAGAAGCTGGAAAAGAAGCTGTAATAATCACAAATCAATCCGAAGCACATATTAAAGAATCCCTAAGAGGATCTGAAAATAATGTTGATGCCGCAGCTGATATAATAATTGAAACTGTATTATAG